One Luteibacter sp. 9135 DNA segment encodes these proteins:
- a CDS encoding ShlB/FhaC/HecB family hemolysin secretion/activation protein — protein sequence MKRRTLVSACLLLLGTQADVDAQTLPAQAQQQPAQRTDRYYDQRQAPPAPGRTADPLPASTAPARATVQSDVRFVLTSVTFDHSAFLDDAAVRAVAQPYTGREVGAAELNAIVDGVNALYAAKGISTARAVLGKQGVVDGVVHVDLVEGHLGAVRIQGNHRTREAFVRRRIHAQEGELFDANALRDDLVYLNRTTSLHGAALLQPGASRGMTDLLVDVTEPAPRSFDAFVDNAGVDTSGTTRVGVQGHAEGLLGVNDRLDLSIAKARGGTDGSLSYAAVVTPSNGMLGASYSRSQIDIVNGAYRDLDIVGHSSVAALNFTQPFIANQRWLFEGTASYSHAKSSTDIAGTSVADITTNGLGVGILLNHRVEGREWTLTQSVTHLNSDQPIADAGSFLTATGSFDGVQRLGGAWALRLGAGWQYTSKDALPSSSLFQLGGVGSVRGYDRGIVAGTRGYFLDLELHRQVGAADLYAFADHGAVFAAFPRDRQITGGGLGVLWNFRHWLSFNGDVAHAFTKVIPGQDSWRVDFRAAVHWE from the coding sequence ATGAAACGCCGTACCCTGGTAAGCGCCTGCCTGCTCCTGTTGGGCACGCAGGCGGACGTGGATGCACAGACCCTTCCCGCGCAGGCCCAGCAACAGCCCGCGCAACGCACGGACCGCTATTACGACCAGCGCCAGGCACCACCGGCGCCCGGACGTACGGCCGATCCGCTTCCGGCCTCCACCGCGCCGGCCAGGGCCACGGTGCAAAGCGACGTGCGTTTCGTGCTCACGTCGGTCACCTTCGACCACTCGGCTTTCCTCGATGACGCTGCCGTGCGTGCCGTGGCCCAGCCGTACACCGGCAGGGAAGTGGGCGCGGCGGAACTCAATGCCATCGTCGACGGTGTCAACGCGTTGTATGCGGCCAAGGGCATCAGCACGGCACGTGCCGTCCTGGGCAAGCAGGGTGTCGTCGATGGCGTGGTCCACGTCGATCTAGTCGAAGGCCACCTGGGTGCGGTGCGTATCCAGGGCAACCACCGCACCAGGGAAGCCTTCGTGCGGCGTCGTATCCATGCGCAGGAGGGCGAGCTGTTCGACGCCAACGCGCTGCGCGACGACCTGGTCTACCTCAACCGCACCACGTCGCTGCACGGTGCCGCGTTGCTCCAGCCGGGCGCCTCGCGGGGCATGACCGACCTGCTGGTCGACGTTACCGAGCCGGCACCGCGCAGCTTCGACGCCTTCGTCGATAACGCCGGTGTCGACACCAGCGGCACGACGCGCGTGGGCGTGCAAGGCCATGCGGAAGGCCTGCTGGGCGTGAACGACCGCTTGGACCTGAGCATCGCCAAGGCGCGCGGCGGTACCGACGGATCGCTGTCGTACGCGGCCGTCGTCACTCCGTCCAACGGCATGCTGGGCGCCAGCTACTCACGTAGCCAGATCGATATCGTCAATGGCGCCTACCGCGACCTCGACATCGTCGGCCATTCGTCGGTGGCGGCGCTGAACTTCACCCAGCCGTTCATTGCCAACCAGCGCTGGCTGTTCGAGGGCACGGCATCCTATTCGCACGCCAAATCGTCCACGGACATCGCCGGCACGTCGGTGGCCGATATCACCACCAACGGCCTCGGCGTGGGCATCCTGCTCAACCATCGTGTCGAGGGGCGCGAATGGACGCTGACCCAGTCCGTTACGCACCTCAACAGCGACCAGCCCATCGCCGATGCCGGTTCGTTCCTCACCGCCACCGGCAGCTTCGACGGCGTGCAGCGCCTGGGCGGCGCCTGGGCACTGCGGCTTGGCGCCGGGTGGCAGTACACCTCCAAGGACGCCCTGCCGTCGTCGTCGCTGTTCCAGCTGGGTGGCGTGGGCAGCGTGCGTGGCTACGACCGCGGCATCGTGGCCGGCACCCGAGGGTATTTCCTGGACCTGGAGCTGCACCGCCAGGTGGGTGCGGCGGATCTTTACGCCTTCGCCGACCACGGTGCGGTCTTCGCGGCCTTCCCGCGCGACCGCCAGATCACCGGCGGTGGCCTAGGCGTGCTGTGGAACTTCCGTCACTGGCTCAGCTTCAACGGCGACGTGGCGCACGCGTTCACCAAGGTGATCCCGGGACAGGACAGCTGGCGGGTGGACTTCCGGGCGGCGGTGCACTGGGAGTAG
- a CDS encoding DNA polymerase II, producing the protein MTTPTQNGYILTRQWRDTREGSEVELWVAMEGGARRVVLTGQRSVAFVAASARETVESAIRRDAAVELAPLPLKTFAQEPVLGVYTRGHRVMQALEKQLSERGVVLHEADIRPDDRYLMERFITASVTIEAAEADAATLVNPRLRPGERYRPTLRTVSLDIETSAEGQLYSVALEGCGQRQVYMLGVPVAGDETPHDFDLAYVDDHAALIVALNNWFRHHDPDVIIGWNLIQFDLRLLQACADRCGRVLTLGRGGTPIDWREHRHRDHYVFASIPGRLPIDGIEALRSASLSFASFSLEAVARELLGEGKDIDDPYSRMAEIERRFHHDKPALARYNLHDCELVTRIFQKTRLLEFLLERADVTGLQADRSGGSIAAFTYLYLPRMHREGYVAPRTGRATGESYPGGFVMESRPGIYDSILVLDYKSLYPSIIRTFLVDPIGLVEGMRAVDRGAWIPGPLDTRFSRTTHCLPALIAQLWTGRDAAKAQGNTPLAQAFKLLMNAFTGVLGAPDARFFDPRLISAITLRGHEIMQQTRAWIEADGYETIYGDTDSIFIGLGRPHDEAEAQAVADTLVARINTSWAAKLRQEMAIDSYLEIEFDTHYRRFFMPTVRGSETGSKKRYAGLVRDGDDEQLVFRGLEAVRSDWTPLARQFQEELFGIIFRRQPYEAYIQAYVRDLREGRLDERLVYRKRLRGKLDSYDRMTPPQVRAARLADEHNARLGRPLQYQGGGWIRYVMTLNGPEPMEARRAAIDYDHYVEHQLRPIADAILPLVGGRFDTLVSQQTQLF; encoded by the coding sequence GTGACCACCCCCACCCAGAACGGCTACATCCTGACGCGCCAATGGCGGGACACGCGGGAAGGTAGCGAGGTCGAACTGTGGGTGGCCATGGAAGGCGGCGCCCGCCGTGTCGTTCTCACCGGGCAGCGCAGCGTGGCCTTCGTGGCCGCCTCCGCCCGTGAAACCGTGGAATCCGCGATCCGGCGCGATGCCGCCGTCGAGCTGGCACCCCTGCCGCTGAAGACCTTCGCGCAGGAGCCGGTGCTCGGCGTCTACACGCGCGGGCATCGGGTCATGCAGGCGCTGGAGAAGCAACTCTCGGAGCGGGGTGTCGTGCTGCACGAGGCGGACATCCGCCCCGACGATCGCTACCTCATGGAGCGCTTCATCACGGCGTCGGTGACGATCGAGGCGGCGGAGGCCGATGCCGCCACCCTGGTCAATCCGCGCCTGCGCCCCGGCGAGCGCTACCGGCCGACGCTGCGCACCGTGTCGCTGGATATCGAAACCAGCGCGGAGGGCCAATTGTATTCCGTGGCACTGGAAGGCTGCGGCCAGCGTCAGGTGTACATGTTGGGGGTGCCCGTTGCGGGCGACGAGACGCCGCACGATTTCGACCTGGCCTATGTCGACGACCACGCGGCGCTCATCGTCGCGCTGAACAACTGGTTCCGCCACCATGATCCGGACGTCATCATCGGATGGAACCTGATCCAGTTCGACCTGCGCCTGTTGCAGGCGTGCGCGGATCGCTGCGGCCGCGTGCTCACCCTCGGGCGGGGCGGCACGCCCATCGACTGGCGCGAACACCGGCATCGCGACCATTACGTGTTCGCGTCCATCCCCGGCCGCCTGCCGATCGACGGCATCGAGGCGTTGCGTTCGGCCTCGCTGAGCTTCGCGTCCTTCAGCCTGGAGGCCGTCGCCCGCGAGCTGCTCGGTGAAGGCAAGGACATCGACGACCCGTACAGCCGCATGGCCGAGATCGAGCGGCGTTTCCATCACGACAAGCCGGCGCTGGCGCGTTACAACCTGCACGACTGCGAACTGGTGACGCGGATATTCCAGAAGACGCGCCTGCTCGAGTTCCTGCTGGAGCGCGCCGACGTGACCGGCCTGCAGGCCGATCGCTCCGGCGGCTCGATTGCCGCGTTCACCTACCTCTACCTGCCGCGCATGCACCGGGAGGGCTACGTCGCACCACGCACCGGCCGCGCCACGGGCGAATCCTACCCCGGGGGCTTCGTGATGGAGAGCCGTCCCGGTATCTACGATTCGATCCTGGTACTGGACTACAAAAGCCTTTACCCGTCGATCATCCGCACCTTCCTGGTCGATCCGATCGGCCTGGTGGAAGGCATGCGGGCGGTGGATCGCGGTGCCTGGATACCCGGCCCGCTGGATACGCGCTTCTCGCGGACGACCCATTGCCTGCCTGCGCTCATCGCGCAGTTGTGGACGGGTCGCGATGCCGCGAAGGCGCAGGGCAACACCCCGCTCGCACAGGCATTCAAGCTGCTGATGAACGCGTTTACCGGGGTGCTGGGCGCCCCGGATGCGCGCTTCTTCGATCCCCGGCTGATCTCCGCCATTACCCTGCGTGGCCACGAGATCATGCAGCAGACGCGTGCGTGGATCGAAGCCGACGGCTACGAGACGATCTACGGCGATACGGATTCGATCTTCATCGGCCTGGGGCGTCCGCACGACGAAGCCGAGGCGCAGGCGGTGGCCGACACGCTGGTGGCGCGCATCAACACGTCATGGGCCGCCAAGCTACGCCAGGAGATGGCGATCGACTCCTACCTGGAGATCGAGTTCGACACGCACTACCGTCGCTTCTTCATGCCGACCGTTCGCGGCAGCGAGACGGGTAGCAAGAAGCGCTATGCAGGGCTGGTGCGTGACGGCGACGACGAGCAGCTCGTGTTCCGCGGGCTGGAAGCCGTTCGCAGTGATTGGACACCGCTGGCCAGGCAATTCCAGGAAGAGCTGTTCGGCATTATCTTCCGGCGGCAGCCTTACGAAGCGTACATCCAGGCCTATGTGCGCGACCTGCGGGAGGGCCGCCTCGACGAGCGTCTGGTCTATCGCAAGCGCCTGCGCGGCAAGCTGGACTCGTACGACCGCATGACGCCACCCCAGGTCCGGGCCGCCAGGCTGGCCGACGAGCACAACGCACGGCTTGGCCGCCCCTTGCAGTACCAGGGCGGCGGCTGGATTCGCTACGTCATGACCCTCAACGGGCCGGAACCCATGGAAGCGCGGCGCGCCGCCATCGACTACGACCACTACGTCGAACACCAGCTGCGCCCGATCGCCGATGCGATCCTGCCCCTGGTCGGCGGCCGGTTCGATACCCTGGTGTCGCAGCAGACCCAGCTGTTCTGA